In Erigeron canadensis isolate Cc75 chromosome 7, C_canadensis_v1, whole genome shotgun sequence, one DNA window encodes the following:
- the LOC122607320 gene encoding RGS1-HXK1-interacting protein 1, translating to MEESSSSIFMDESSSPENKSPPSPEVFEIGLTEKVKPLAGDSAAEWINYAVQQAAIAQKVAVETLESSIYTTKSRINQIKSTSSAHFQMTLDSVQDLKSEYKMYEDLVFEKIKEGVYFSASHPFATTGLVIGSGILALKGTRRSIYYSALRLFSNDEAMLAKANTKVQALRDSVRALTEESKKLEKFSLDAEVELKRGRTKLSQAGKQIQGVISTAYKIERQAGGLKDILKELPKRDASGFRSQVSELASQAKRERKVLNKEVKKISNYGISV from the exons ATGGAAGAATCATCTTCTTCTATCTTCATGGACGAATCATCATCACCGGAAAACAAATCACCACCGTCGCCGGAGGTATTTGAGATCGGACTAACGGAGAAAGTGAAACCACTAGCCGGCGATTCAGCGGCAGAATGGATAAATTACGCCGTTCAACAAGCTGCGATCGCTCAAAAAGTTGCAGTGGAAACCCTAGAATCCTCCATTTACACTACTAAATCCCgcataaatcaaattaaatcaaCTTCTTCAGCTCATTTTCAAATGACACTT GACTCCGTGCAAGATCTCAAGtctgaatataaaatgtacgAGGATTTGGTGTTTGAAAAGATCAAAG AGGGTGTCTATTTTAGTGCTTCACATCCTTTTGCTACAACTGGACTGGTTATTGGTTCAGGAATTCTGGCTCTAAAAG GGACAAGGCGTTCTATATACTACAGCGCATTGCGCCTTTTTAGCAATGATGAG GCCATGCTTGCTAAAGCTAACACTAAGGTACAAGCGTTACGAGACTCGGTGCGAGCTTTAACAGAAGAAAGCAAGAAGTTGGAG AAGTTCTCGCTAGACGCAGAAGTTGAGCTAAAGCGGGGGCGGACAAAACTCAG CCAAGCAGGAAAGCAAATCCAAGGTGTCATCAGCACAGCTTATAAGATTGAAAGACAGGCAGGAG GCTTGAAAGACATACTAAAGGAACTTCCTAAAAGAGATGCTTCAGGATTCCGGTCTCAA GTGTCCGAACTGGCATCACAAGCTAAACGGGAAAGAAAAGTCCTTAATAAAGAGGTTAAAAAGATATCTAATTATGGTATCTCAGTCTGA
- the LOC122607757 gene encoding mitochondrial pyruvate carrier 1-like, protein MASFRAFLNSPVGPKTTHFWGPVANWGFVAAGLVDMQKPPEMISGNMTAAMCVYSALFMRFAWMVKPRNYLLLACHASNETVQMYQFSRWAKSQGYLQPKEDKAPST, encoded by the exons ATGGCTTCCTTTCGAGCATTTCTGAACAGTCCTGTTGGGCCTAAAACAACTCATTTTTGGGGTCCTGTAGCAAACTGGGGATTTGTTGCTGCG GGGCTGGTGGACATGCAGAAACCCCCAGAGATGATATCTGGAAACATGACTGCAG CGATGTGTGTGTATTCTGCATTATTCATGAGGTTTGCGTGGATGGTGAAGCCTCGTAACTATCTACTTCTAGCATGCCATGCCTCAAATGAAACAGTTCAGATGTATCAGTTTTCACGTTGGGCAAAGAGTCAAGG GTACTTGCAGCCGAAGGAAGACAAGGCTCCGTCAACCTGA
- the LOC122606631 gene encoding squalene synthase-like: MGSIMKAVIKNPDDFFPLLKLKIASKKAEKQIPTEPHWGFCYSMLIKVSRSFALVIQQLNPQLRDAVCIFYLVLRALDTVEDDTSIPADIKVPILKAFHQHIYDRDWHFACGTKEYKVLMDQFHHVSTAFLELKKDYQEAIEDITMRMGAGMAKFICKEVETTDDYDEYCHYVAGLVGLGLSKLFHASGTEKLFPDSISNSMGLFLQKTNIIRDYLEDINEIPKSRMFWPREIWSKYVNKLEDLKYEENSEKAVQCLNDMVTNALIHIEDCLEYMCQLRDPAIFKFCAIPQIMAIGTLALCYNNVEVFRGVVKMRRGLTAKVIDRTKTMGDVYQAFYDFSSILKSKVDMHDPNAKTTITRIEAAQKICMDSGTFSNRKSYIVKNEPSYSPALIALLFIIMAIIFAYLSANRPNKIKVTL; this comes from the exons atggGGAGTATAATGAAGGCAGTAATAAAGAATCCAGATGATTTCTTTCCATTATTGAAGTTGAAAATCGCATCAAAGAAAGCCGAGAAACAGATCCCAACGGAACCGCACTGGGGTTTTTGTTACTCTATGCTGATTAAGGTTTCTAGAAGCTTCGCTCTCGTTATTCAACAACTCAATCCCCAACTTCGTGACGCT GTGTGCATTTTTTACCTGGTTCTTCGTGCTCTTGACACCGTTG AGGATGATACAAGCATACCTGCTGATATTAAAGTACCTATTCTGAAGGCCTTTCATCAACATATCTATGATCGAGACTGGCACTTTGCAT GCGGTACAAAGGAATACAAGGTTCTCATGGACCAGTTCCACCATGTCTCTACTGCCTTTCTAGAGCTTAAGAAAGA TTATCAGGAGGCAATAGAGGATATAACCATGAGGATGGGTGCAGGGATGGCGAAGTTTATATGTAAAGAG GTTGAGACAActgatgattatgatgaataTTGTCACTATGTTGCGGGGCTTGTTGGATTAGGGTTGTCAAAGCTCTTCCATGCTTCGGGCACAGAGAAGTTGTTTCCAGATTCCATCTCCAATTCAATGGGTTTATTTCTCCAG AAAACAAACATTATCAGAGATTATCTGGAGGATATAAATGAGATACCCAAGTCACGCATGTTTTGGCCTCGTGAGATCTGGAGTAAATATGTGAATAAACTAGAG GACCTGAAGTATGAAGAGAACTCCGAGAAGGCCGTTCAGTGTCTGAATGATATGGTGACAAATGCATTAATCCACATTGAAGACTGTTTGGAGTATATGTGTCAGTTGCGTGATCCAGCCATCTTCAAATTTTGTGCTATACCTCAG ATTATGGCAATCGGAACACTAGCTTTATGCTACAACAATGTTGAAGTGTTCAGAGGTGTTGTGAAAATGAGACGTG GTCTTACAGCAAAAGTAATTGATCGGACTAAAACAATGGGAGATGTGTACCAGgctttttatgatttttcttCTATTCTCAAGTCCAAG GTCGACATGCATGATCCTAATGCCAAAACAACAATCACCAGGATAGAAGCAGCTCAGAAGATCTGCATGGACTCGGGCACCTTTAGTAACAG GAAATCTTACATAGTTAAGAACGAGCCAAGCTACAGTCCAGCTCTA ATTGCTCTGCTTTTCATCATAATGGCCATCATTTTTGCATATCTTTCTGCTAATCGACCCAATAAAATCA AAGTCACTTTGTAA
- the LOC122608620 gene encoding transcription factor GTE10-like: protein MAPGVQVDFVGQQVFNNKSLTGMMSKTRKVSKCVSNGFVRDYRHVVETTGESSSSRVDTEMTVSRDSCVSRRNSGNNVSVGESSKWFGVPFEVLSLSKLSRIERKELGKRLRHELELVKSLQSNIEQALSSLSDVNSHSVSQRKPVPEVDRIVPAPPYQGKKRGPPFKNRTGNGGPRSKKAALPPPVTGIPMLMKQCEMLLKKLMAHDFGWAFNTPVDAVAWNVPDYYTVIQHPMDLGTVKTKLNSGNYADPLAFASDVRLTFKNAMKYNPPGNRFHTMADKMNKFFEPKWKAIEKQISVATEMVVPVRQTVTETETITDMPPFKKKKTASFGNEIKQEPVKPSMSLSEKQKLSSELEDSLADLPESIIDFLKDNSSNGNTSMEDEIEIDIDSLSDDTLFKLRKLLDDFFADKQKKIEKAKTCEIERLNESGLSNSSMQACKVNDVNEEDIDIGGNDLPISSFPPVEIEKDAPVRTSKCSSSSSSSSDSGSSSDSDSDSSSGSELNGAKVSAVVNNIMDTLGSEANTEKVTSAPRDAEDSVNGATGQVEQKSQSIPVSADVDVRPEGESAPSERQVSPDKLYRAAMMRSRFADTILKAQEKTNGKVQEEDRERLRLEKEELEKRRKEEKARLQAEAKAAEEAKRKADLEAAAEVKRKRELEREAARQAIQKVEKNVDINDNSQFLEDLEMLSIAAVEPSQNSVDEDRADCCEDPLGSFTLKGIGNPLEQLGLYMKNDVEEDEEE from the exons ATGGCACCTGGTGTTCAAGTAGATTTTGTTGGACAACAAGTTTTTAATAATAAGAGTTTAACTGGAATGATGAGTAAAACTAGGAAGGTTTCGAAATGTGTTTCGAATGGGTTTGTTCGGGATTATCGACATGTTGTTGAGACTACAGGGGAGTCTAGTTCGAGTAGGGTAGATACTGAGATGACTGTTTCGCGGGATTCTTGTGTGAGTAGACGGAATTCTGGTAATAATGTGAGTGTTGGTGAGTCTAGTAAATGGTTTGGGGTTCCGTTTGAGGTTCTGTCTTTGTCGAAGTTGTCGCGTATTGAGAGGAAAGAATTGGGGAAGAGATTGAGACATGAGCTTGAGTTGGTGAAATCACTTCAGAGCAACATTGAACAGGCTTTGTCGTCTTTGAGTGATGTTAATAGTCATAGTGTTAGTCAAAGGAAACCCGTGCCTGAGGTTGATAGGATAGTGCCGGCACCTCCTTACCAAGGTAAGAAACGAGGTCCCCCATTTAAGAACAGGACTGGGAATGGCGGGCCGCGGTCAAAGAAGGCTGCATTGCCGCCACCTGTTACCGGGATTCCAATGTTGATGAAACAGTGTGAGATGTTGCTGAAGAAGTTGATGGCACATGATTTTGGTTGGGCGTTCAATACGCCTGTTGATGCAGTGGCGTGGAACGTTCCTGATTATTACACAGTCATTCAACATCCCATGGATTTGGGGACAGTAAAAACAAAGCTAAATTCTGGGAATTATGCGGATCCATTGGCTTTTGCAAGTGATGTTAGATTGACTTTTAAGAATGCAATGAAATATAACCCGCCTGGAAATAGATTTCATACAATGGCTGACAAGATGAACAAGTTTTTTGAACCCAAATGGAAAGCAATCGAGAAGCAAATATCTGTTGCCACAGAGATGGTCGTTCCTGTGAGACAGACTGTTACAGAAACTGAAACCATTACTGACATGCCTCcttttaaaaagaagaaaactgCATCATTTGGGAATGAAATTAAGCAAGAACCAGTGAAGCCGAGTATGTCTCTTTCTGAAAAACAGAAACTGAGTTCTGAATTGGAGGACTCGCTAGCGGATTTACCTGAAAGCATTATTGATTTTCTGAAGGATAATAGTTCAAATGGGAACACATCAATGGAGGATGAGATTGAGATTGATATCGACTCTCTCAGTGATGATACATTATTCAAGTTGAGAAAGCTATTAGATGACTTTTTTGCGGACAAACAGAAAAAGATAGAGAAAGCAAAGACTTGTGAAATTGAG CGTCTCAATGAATCGGGACTCAGCAATTCATCCATGCAAGCGTGCAAAG TTAATGATGTGAATGAGGAGGATATAGATATTGGTGGTAACGACCTACCCATCTCAAGCTTCCCTCCAGTTGAAATAGAGAAAGATGCGCCTGTCAGAACCAGTAAATGCAGTAGTTCAAGTAGCTCCAGTAGTGATTCTGGATCGTCTAGTG ATTCAGATTCAGACAGTTCTTCTGGCAGTGAATTAAATGGTGCAAAGGTTTCGGCCGTTGTGAACAACATCATG GACACATTGGGCTCTGAAGCTAACACAGAGAAAGTAACATCTGCTCCCCGTGATGCAGAAG ATTCTGTAAATGGGGCAACTGGTCAAGTTGAGCAGAAATCTCAGTCGATACCTGTTTCCGCTGATGTGGATGTGCGCCCGGAGG GGGAGAGTGCTCCATCCGAGAGGCAAGTCTCTCCTGATAAACTCTATCGTGCAGCCATGATGAGAAGTCGTTTTGCTGATACAATACTTAAAGCTCAAGAAAAGACTAATGGAAAG GTTCAGGAGGAGGACAGGGAGAGGTTGAGGCTTGAGAAGGAGGAGctagaaaagagaagaaaagaag AAAAAGCCCGGCTGCAAGCAGAAGCAAAAGCTGCAGAAGAGGCAAAACGAAAAGCAGATCTAGAAGCAGCTGCcgaagttaaaagaaaaagggaatTGGAGAGGGAAGCAGCACGTCAAGCTATACAAAAG GTGGAAAAGAATGTTGATATAAATGACAATTCTCAATTTCTTGAGGATCTTGAAATGTTAAGTATTGCGGCGGTGGAGCCTTCACAAAACTCTGTAGACGAAGATAGGGCAGATTGTTGTGAAGATCCTCTAGGGAGCTTTACCTTGAAAGGAATAGGTAATCCATTGGAGCAACTCGGGTTATacatgaaaaatgatgttgaagaagatgaagaagaataa